In a single window of the Ficedula albicollis isolate OC2 chromosome 13, FicAlb1.5, whole genome shotgun sequence genome:
- the RNF44 gene encoding RING finger protein 44 isoform X1, with the protein MRPWELAVNRRPPSAPFAQRRFSGGPCSSPDHLRRSPSARRQWGRRDRPLATLLGQDEPQVHPAFPQQPHIPVDEPRAYALASTPPRMLHPAAHPPHQNPFMVDLHDQVHQGPVPLSYTVTTVTTQGFPIHAGQHIPGCSTQQLPACSVMFSGQHYPLCCLPPPLIQACAMQQLPVSYQTFPPIISSDHYILHPPPPPVPPHQPPHMAPLGQFVPLQAQHPRMPLQRIDNDVDLRGEQHPIAGFTYPPSHHAPTLSPSMPLHYLPHDPLHQELPFGVPYPHMMPRRLNTQRYRLQQALPPPPPPPPPPPYYPSFLPYFLSMLPVSPTAVGPTISLDLDVDDVEMENYEALLNLAERLGEAKPRGLTKADIEHLPSYRFNPESHQSEQTLCVVCFSDFEARQLLRVLPCNHEFHAKCVDKWLKANRTCPICRADASEVQREAD; encoded by the exons ATGCGACCATGGGAACTGGCAGTGAATAGGCGGCCGCCCTCTGCCCCTTTTGCCCAGCGCCGTTTCTCGGGGGGACCCTGCAGCAGCCCCGACCACCTCCGGCGAAG cccctctgccaggcGTCAGTGGGGACGACGCGACCGACCTCTGGCAACCCTGCTGGGCCAGGATGAGCCCCAGGTGCACCCTGCCTTCCCCCAGCAGCCGCACATCCCTGTAGATGAGCCCCGCGCCTACGCTCTTGCCAGCACGCCGCCACGAATGCTTCACCCAGCCGCTCACCCGCCCCACCAGAACCCATTCATGGTGGATCTGCATGACCAG GTGCACCAGGGACCTGTCCCTCTCTCCTACACGGTTACCACCGTAACGACGCAAGGCTTCCCCATCCACGCTggccagcacatccctgggtgcagcacccagcagctcccagcatgcTCAGTGATGTTCAGTGGACAGCACTACCcgctctgctgcctcccaccccCG CTGATTCAGGCATGTGCCATGCAACAACTTCCCGTCTCCTACCAGACATTCCCCCCCATCATCTCCAGCGACCATTACATCCTGCACCCACCCCCGCCGCCAGTGCCCCCCCACCAGCCGCCCCACATGGCCCCCCTGGGGCAGTTCGTACCTCTCCAAGCCCAGCATCCACGTATG cctctgcagaggaTAGACAATGACGTGGACTTGAGAGGGGAGCAGCACCCCATCGCAGGCTTCACATACCCTCCGTCTCACCACGCTCCCACGCTGTCGCCCTCCATGCCACTGCATTACCTCCCCCACGACCCGCTGCACCAAGAACTGCCATTTGGCGTG ccataCCCCCACATGATGCCCCGGCGGCTGAATACCCAGCGGTACCGGCTGCAGCAGGCGCTGCCCCCACCGCCACCCCCTCCGCCGCCTCCTCCGTACTATCCGAGCTTCCTGCCCTATTTCCT TTCTATGCTTCCTGTGTCGCCAACGGCTGTGGGACCCACGATCAGCTTAGACCTGGACGTGGATGATGTGGAGATGGAGAATTACGAG GCACTGCTGAACTTGGCCGAGCGGCTGGGGGAGGCCAAGCCACGGGGACTCACCAAAGCAGACATCGAGCACCTCCCGTCCTACCGCTTCAACCCCGAGAGCCACCAGTCCGAGCAGACCCT GTGCGTCGTGTGCTTCAGTGACTTTGAGGCCCGGCAGCTTCTCCGCGTCCTGCCCTGCAACCACGAGTTCCACGCCAAGTGTGTCGACAAATGGTTAAAG GCAAACCGCACGTGCCCGATCTGCCGGGCGGACGCGTCGGAGGTGCAGCGGGAGGCGGACTGA
- the RNF44 gene encoding RING finger protein 44 isoform X2 produces the protein MLHPAAHPPHQNPFMVDLHDQVHQGPVPLSYTVTTVTTQGFPIHAGQHIPGCSTQQLPACSVMFSGQHYPLCCLPPPLIQACAMQQLPVSYQTFPPIISSDHYILHPPPPPVPPHQPPHMAPLGQFVPLQAQHPRMPLQRIDNDVDLRGEQHPIAGFTYPPSHHAPTLSPSMPLHYLPHDPLHQELPFGVPYPHMMPRRLNTQRYRLQQALPPPPPPPPPPPYYPSFLPYFLSMLPVSPTAVGPTISLDLDVDDVEMENYEALLNLAERLGEAKPRGLTKADIEHLPSYRFNPESHQSEQTLCVVCFSDFEARQLLRVLPCNHEFHAKCVDKWLKANRTCPICRADASEVQREAD, from the exons ATGCTTCACCCAGCCGCTCACCCGCCCCACCAGAACCCATTCATGGTGGATCTGCATGACCAG GTGCACCAGGGACCTGTCCCTCTCTCCTACACGGTTACCACCGTAACGACGCAAGGCTTCCCCATCCACGCTggccagcacatccctgggtgcagcacccagcagctcccagcatgcTCAGTGATGTTCAGTGGACAGCACTACCcgctctgctgcctcccaccccCG CTGATTCAGGCATGTGCCATGCAACAACTTCCCGTCTCCTACCAGACATTCCCCCCCATCATCTCCAGCGACCATTACATCCTGCACCCACCCCCGCCGCCAGTGCCCCCCCACCAGCCGCCCCACATGGCCCCCCTGGGGCAGTTCGTACCTCTCCAAGCCCAGCATCCACGTATG cctctgcagaggaTAGACAATGACGTGGACTTGAGAGGGGAGCAGCACCCCATCGCAGGCTTCACATACCCTCCGTCTCACCACGCTCCCACGCTGTCGCCCTCCATGCCACTGCATTACCTCCCCCACGACCCGCTGCACCAAGAACTGCCATTTGGCGTG ccataCCCCCACATGATGCCCCGGCGGCTGAATACCCAGCGGTACCGGCTGCAGCAGGCGCTGCCCCCACCGCCACCCCCTCCGCCGCCTCCTCCGTACTATCCGAGCTTCCTGCCCTATTTCCT TTCTATGCTTCCTGTGTCGCCAACGGCTGTGGGACCCACGATCAGCTTAGACCTGGACGTGGATGATGTGGAGATGGAGAATTACGAG GCACTGCTGAACTTGGCCGAGCGGCTGGGGGAGGCCAAGCCACGGGGACTCACCAAAGCAGACATCGAGCACCTCCCGTCCTACCGCTTCAACCCCGAGAGCCACCAGTCCGAGCAGACCCT GTGCGTCGTGTGCTTCAGTGACTTTGAGGCCCGGCAGCTTCTCCGCGTCCTGCCCTGCAACCACGAGTTCCACGCCAAGTGTGTCGACAAATGGTTAAAG GCAAACCGCACGTGCCCGATCTGCCGGGCGGACGCGTCGGAGGTGCAGCGGGAGGCGGACTGA
- the FAF2 gene encoding FAS-associated factor 2, whose amino-acid sequence MAAPEERELTAEQTEKLLQFQDLTGIESMDQCRHTLEQHNWNIEAAVQDRLNEQEGVPSVFNPPPLRPLQVNTADHRIYSYVVSRPQPRGLLGWSYYFIMLPFRFTYYTLLDIFRFALRFIRPDPRSRVTDPVGDIISFIHMFEEKYGRIHPVFYQGTYSQALNDAKRELRFLLVYLHGDDHQDTDEFCRNTLCAPEVITLINTRMLFWACSTNKPEGYRVSQALRENTYPFLAVIMLKDRRMTVVGRLEGLLQADDLINQLMFIMDANQTYLVSERLEREERNQTQVLRQQQDEAYLASLRADQEKERKKKEERERKKKKEEEVQQQKLAEERRRQTLQEEKERKSECLPPEPHPDDPESVKIIFKLPNDSRVERRFHFTQSLTVIHDFLFSLKESPEKFQIEANFPRRVLPCLPTEEWPNPPTLQEAGLSHTEVLFVQDLTDD is encoded by the exons ATGGCGGCGCCTGAGGAACGGGAGCTGACGGCGGAACAGACCgagaagctgctgcagttccAG GACTTGACTGGCATAGAGTCCATGGACCAATGTCGCCACACACTGGAGCAGCACAACTGGAACATAGAG GCAGCTGTGCAGGACCGCCTGAACGAGCAAGAGGGTGTCCCAAGTGTCTTTAATCCTCCTCCACTGCGGCCGTTGCAGGTCAATACAGCTGACCACAGGATCTACAGCTACGTTGTCTCAAGGCCACAGCCAAGG GGCCTATTAGGATGGAGTTACTACTTCATAATGCTTCCATTCCGATTTACCTATTACACGTTACTTGATATATTTAG GTTTGCTCTGCGTTTTATACGCCCTGATCCTCGTAGTCGGGTCACCGACCCTGTGGGAgacattatttcatttattcatatGTTTGAGGAAAAATATGGGAGGATACACCCTGTCTTCTACCAGGGAACTTACAGCCAG GCACTGAACGATGCCAAGCGGGAGCTGCGCTTCCTGTTGGTTTATCTTCATGGAGATGACCACCAAGACACAGATGAGTTCTGCCG CAATACACTGTGTGCACCTGAGGTCATCACCCTCATCAACACTAGAATGCTCTTCTGGGCTTGCTCAACCAATAAACCAGAGGGATACAGAG TGTCCCAGGCTCTGCGGGAGAACACGTACCCGTTCCTGGCCGTGATCATGCTCAAGGACCGCAGGATGACGGTGGTTGGGCGGCTGGAaggtctcctccaggctgacGACCTCATCAATCAGCTCATGTTCATCATGGATGCCAACCAGACATACCTGGTGTCCGAGCGCCTGGAGAG ggaagagaggaaCCAAACCCAAgtcctgaggcagcagcaggatgaggcaTATCTGGCATCCCTGCGTGCAGACCAGGAAAAGGAGCgcaagaagaaggaggaaagggagaggaagaagaagaaggaggaggaagtgCAGCAGCAAAAACTGGCAGAGGAGAGGCGGCGGCAG acactgcaggaggagaaggagcgGAAGTCGGAGTGCCTCCCTCCAGAGCCACATCCCGACGACCCCGAGAGCGTCAAGATCATTTTCAAGCTGCCTAACGATTCCAGAGTGGAGCGGCGATTCCACTTCACACAGTCACTGACG GTGATCCACGACTTCCTGTTCTCCTTGAAAGAAAGCCCTGAGAAGTTCCAGATTGAGGCCAACTTCCCTCGCCgtgtcctgccctgcctccctaCAGAGGAGTGGCCCAACCCCCCCACGCTGCAGGAGGCCGGACTCAGCCACACGGAAGTCCTCTTTGTGCAGGACCTCACGGACGATTGA